In a single window of the Gossypium hirsutum isolate 1008001.06 chromosome D02, Gossypium_hirsutum_v2.1, whole genome shotgun sequence genome:
- the LOC107909655 gene encoding protein RICE SALT SENSITIVE 3 isoform X2: MEEHLSPLAVTHLLQHTLRSLCIHENSQWVYAVFWRILPRNYPPPKWDGQGAYDRSRGNRRNWILVWEDGFCNFAASAAEINSGDCHGSSVHGSSEFQHYQGLQPELFFKMSHEIYNYGEGLIGKVAADHSHKWIYKEPNEQEINFLSAWHNSADSHPRTWEAQFQAGIKTIALIAVREGVVQLGAVHKVIEDLSYVVLLRKKFSYIESLPGVLLPHPSSSAYPFKVDAYGTPEAWAHFPAGTTIAPPPPPEFYDHFNQPMKITPSMSSLEALLSKLPSVVPPQASSGYCESHPQSQFQSSQRPVEYIGMEKVAKEEIDEEYKPEQDMGESSTSFSAYRRQQQYHQHLSM; the protein is encoded by the exons ATGGAGGAACATCTCAGTCCATTAGCTGTTACTCATCTCCTTCAACACACACTAAGAAGCTTGTGCATTCATGAGAACTCTCAATGGGTTTATGCAGTCTTTTGGAGGATCTTACCTAGAAACTATCCACCTCCCAA ATGGGATGGCCAAGGAGCTTATGACAGGTCAAGAGGAAACAGGAGAAACTG GATATTAGTTTGGGAAGATGGTTTCTGCAACTTTGCTGCCTCAGCAGCTGAAATAAACTCCGGAGACTGTCATGGTTCCTCAGTCCATGGCAGCAGTGAGTTTCAACATTATCAAGGACTGCAACCAGAGCTTTTCTTTAAGATGTCACATGAAATCTACAACTATGGAGAAGG TTTGATAGGAAAAGTGGCTGCAGATCACAGTCACAAGTGGATATACAAAGAACCCAATGAGCAGGAAATCAACTTCTTGTCAGCATGGCATAACTCTGCAGACTCA CATCCTAGGACATGGGAAGCACAGTTTCAGGCTGGAATAAAG ACCATCGCCTTGATTGCAGTTAGAGAAGGTGTTGTGCAACTAGGAGCTGTTCACAag GTAATTGAAGACCTGAGTTATGTAGTTCTACTGAGAAAGAAATTCAGCTACATAGAAAGCCTTCCTGGAGTACTCTTGCCCCACCCATCATCTTCTGCTTACCCTTTCAAAGTAGATGCCTATGGCACACCAGAAGCATGGGCGCATTTCCCAGCAGGGACAACAATTGCACCACCGCCACCACCTGAATTCTACGACCACTTCAATCAGCCCATGAAAATAACACCTTCCATGAGCAGCCTTGAAGCCCTTCTTTCCAAGCTTCCATCAGTTGTACCACCGCAAGCTTCTTCCGGCTACTGCGAGTCTCATCCACAGTCGCAGTTCCAATCATCGCAAAGGCCAGTGGAATACATTGGGATGGAGAAAGTGGCaaaagaagaaattgatgaaGAGTATAAGCCTGAACAAGATATGGGTGAAAGCAGCACCTCCTTTTCTGCATATCGTCGCCAACAACAGTATCATCAACACCTCTCAATGTAA
- the LOC107909655 gene encoding protein RICE SALT SENSITIVE 3 isoform X1, producing MEEHLSPLAVTHLLQHTLRSLCIHENSQWVYAVFWRILPRNYPPPKQLFFHYFYHRWDGQGAYDRSRGNRRNWILVWEDGFCNFAASAAEINSGDCHGSSVHGSSEFQHYQGLQPELFFKMSHEIYNYGEGLIGKVAADHSHKWIYKEPNEQEINFLSAWHNSADSHPRTWEAQFQAGIKTIALIAVREGVVQLGAVHKVIEDLSYVVLLRKKFSYIESLPGVLLPHPSSSAYPFKVDAYGTPEAWAHFPAGTTIAPPPPPEFYDHFNQPMKITPSMSSLEALLSKLPSVVPPQASSGYCESHPQSQFQSSQRPVEYIGMEKVAKEEIDEEYKPEQDMGESSTSFSAYRRQQQYHQHLSM from the exons ATGGAGGAACATCTCAGTCCATTAGCTGTTACTCATCTCCTTCAACACACACTAAGAAGCTTGTGCATTCATGAGAACTCTCAATGGGTTTATGCAGTCTTTTGGAGGATCTTACCTAGAAACTATCCACCTCCCAA ACAATTGTTTTTCCATTACTTTTATCATAGATGGGATGGCCAAGGAGCTTATGACAGGTCAAGAGGAAACAGGAGAAACTG GATATTAGTTTGGGAAGATGGTTTCTGCAACTTTGCTGCCTCAGCAGCTGAAATAAACTCCGGAGACTGTCATGGTTCCTCAGTCCATGGCAGCAGTGAGTTTCAACATTATCAAGGACTGCAACCAGAGCTTTTCTTTAAGATGTCACATGAAATCTACAACTATGGAGAAGG TTTGATAGGAAAAGTGGCTGCAGATCACAGTCACAAGTGGATATACAAAGAACCCAATGAGCAGGAAATCAACTTCTTGTCAGCATGGCATAACTCTGCAGACTCA CATCCTAGGACATGGGAAGCACAGTTTCAGGCTGGAATAAAG ACCATCGCCTTGATTGCAGTTAGAGAAGGTGTTGTGCAACTAGGAGCTGTTCACAag GTAATTGAAGACCTGAGTTATGTAGTTCTACTGAGAAAGAAATTCAGCTACATAGAAAGCCTTCCTGGAGTACTCTTGCCCCACCCATCATCTTCTGCTTACCCTTTCAAAGTAGATGCCTATGGCACACCAGAAGCATGGGCGCATTTCCCAGCAGGGACAACAATTGCACCACCGCCACCACCTGAATTCTACGACCACTTCAATCAGCCCATGAAAATAACACCTTCCATGAGCAGCCTTGAAGCCCTTCTTTCCAAGCTTCCATCAGTTGTACCACCGCAAGCTTCTTCCGGCTACTGCGAGTCTCATCCACAGTCGCAGTTCCAATCATCGCAAAGGCCAGTGGAATACATTGGGATGGAGAAAGTGGCaaaagaagaaattgatgaaGAGTATAAGCCTGAACAAGATATGGGTGAAAGCAGCACCTCCTTTTCTGCATATCGTCGCCAACAACAGTATCATCAACACCTCTCAATGTAA